A single window of Vicia villosa cultivar HV-30 ecotype Madison, WI unplaced genomic scaffold, Vvil1.0 ctg.001841F_1_1, whole genome shotgun sequence DNA harbors:
- the LOC131636835 gene encoding heat shock 70 kDa protein-like: MAATKTKAIGIDLGTTYSCVAVWRNNRVEIIPNDQGNRITPSYVAFTETERLIGDAAINQLATNPHNTVFNVKRLIGRRFSDPSVQQDINLWPFKVVPNNKDKPMIVFSYKGEEKRISPQEISSMVLSKLKDDAEAYLCHEVKDVVITVPAHFNNSQRQATKDAGKIAGFNVMRIINEPTAASIAYGFDKMNWREGEKNVLVFDLGGGTFDVSLVTNDEGMFKVKATLGDTHLGGVDFDNNLVNRLVELFRRKYNKDLNISENSKALGRLRSACEKAKRLLSSTSVTTIELDSLCGGIDLHVTVTRALFEEINKDLFRKCMETVEKCLSEAKINKTQVHDFVLVGGSTRIPKIQQLLKEMFRVNGEIKEPCKSINPDEAVAYGAAVQAAILNDEGDKKIEDLLLLDVMPFSLGVETDDGVMSVLIPKNTMIPTKKESVFSTLSCNQDSVLIKVYEGEGVKTEDNILLGKFELQGFSSTSRKVPNINVCFDVDVNGILEVTAEDKTQGLRKRITIINKEGRLSSEEMRRMVRDGERYKIEDEEVRKRVKAKNLFENYVYEMREKVKRLEKAVEETIDWFDRNQLAEIDEFEFKKQELEKNMKVL, encoded by the coding sequence ATGGCAGCAACAAAAACAAAAGCCATAGGTATCGACCTTGGCACAACCTACAGCTGCGTAGCAGTGTGGCGAAACAATCGTGTTGAGATCATTCCAAACGACCAAGGAAACCGTATCACCCCGTCTTATGTCGCCTTCACTGAAACCGAAAGGTTAATAGGCGATGCTGCCATAAACCAACTGGCCACTAATCCCCACAACACTGTTTTCAATGTCAAACGTTTGATCGGTCGTCGATTCTCCGACCCATCAGTTCAACAAGACATAAATCTTTGGCCTTTTAAGGTTGTCCCAAACAACAAAGACAAACCAATGATTGTGTTTAGTTACAAAGGCGAAGAGAAACGTATTTCACCTCAAGAGATATCTTCCATGGTGTTGTCAAAGTTGAAGGATGATGCTGAAGCTTATTTGTGCCATGAAGTGAAAGATGTTGTGATCACTGTTCCTGCTCACTTCAACAACTCACAGAGACAGGCTACAAAAGATGCAGGGAAAATCGCGGGTTTTAACGTGATGCGGATCATCAATGAGCCTACTGCAGCTTCTATTGCTTATGGTTTTGACAAGATGAACTGGAGAGAAGGTGAGAAGAATGTGCTTGTGTTTGATCTTGGTGGTGGAACTTTTGATGTTTCCCTGGTGACCAATGATGAAGGAATGTTCAAGGTCAAGGCTACACTGGGAGATACTCATTTGGGTGGTGTTGATTTCGATAACAATTTGGTGAACCGTCTTGTCGAACTGTTTCGTAGAAAGTATAACAAGGATTTGAACATCAGTGAAAATTCCAAGGCTTTGGGGAGGTTAAGGTCAGCATGTGAGAAAGCAAAAAGATTACTTTCTTCAACTTCAGTGACAACCATTGAGCTTGATTCTCTATGTGGAGGGATTGATCTACATGTGACTGTTACTAGAGCTTTGTTTGAGGAAATAAACAAAGATTTGTTCAGAAAGTGCATGGAGACTGTGGAAAAGTGTTTGAGTGAGGCAAAGATTAATAAAACCCAAGTTCATGATTTTGTTCTTGTAGGAGGGTCTACTAGAATTCCAAAGATTCAACAACTATTGAAGGAAATGTTCAGAGTCAACGGCGAAATCAAAGAGCCTTGCAAAAGCATTAATCCTGATGAAGCTGTGGCTTATGGTGCAGCAGTTCAAGCAGCGATATTGAATGACGAGGGAGACAAGAAAATCGAAGACTTGTTGTTGTTGGATGTGATGCCTTTTAGTCTTGGTGTTGAGACAGATGATGGTGTCATGTCTGTTTTGATTCCTAAGAATACAATGATCCCTACAAAAAAGGAGAGTGTTTTTTCTACACTCTCTTGTAATCAAGACAGTGTTTTGATCAAAGTGTATGAAGGAGAAGGAGTTAAGACTGAGGATAACATTTTGCTTGGGAAATTTGAGCTACAAGGATTCTCTTCAACATCTAGGAAGGTTCCAAATATCaatgtttgttttgatgttgaTGTGAATGGTATTTTAGAGGTTACTGCTGAAGATAAGACACAAGGGTTGAGAAAGAGGATTACTATCATTAACAAGGAGGGAAGGTTGAGTAGTGAAGAGATGAGGAGGATGGTGAGGGATGGAGAGAGGTATAAGATAGAAGATGAGGAGGTGAGGAAGAGGGTGAAGGCAAAGAACTTGTTTGAGAATTATGTTTATGAAATGAGGGAGAAAGTGAAGAGGCTTGAGAAGGCTGTGGAGGAAACTATTGATTGGTTTGATAGAAATCAATTGGCTGAAATTGATGAGTTTGAGTTCAAGAAACAGgagttggaaaagaatatgaaggttctttga